Proteins encoded together in one Hymenobacter monticola window:
- the rplT gene encoding 50S ribosomal protein L20, with the protein MPRSVNHVASRHRRKKVMRLAKGYYGRRKNVWTVAKNAVEKGLVYAYRDRKVKKREFRALWIQRINAGAREHGLSYSQLMGGLKKAGIELNRKVLADLALNHPEAFKGIVEKAK; encoded by the coding sequence ATGCCAAGAAGTGTCAACCACGTGGCTTCGCGCCACCGTCGGAAAAAAGTAATGCGTTTGGCGAAAGGCTACTACGGCCGTCGCAAAAACGTGTGGACCGTAGCGAAAAACGCCGTTGAAAAAGGCCTCGTTTACGCTTACCGGGACCGCAAAGTAAAGAAGCGTGAATTCCGCGCCCTCTGGATTCAGCGTATCAACGCCGGCGCCCGTGAGCACGGTCTGTCGTACTCGCAGTTGATGGGCGGCCTGAAAAAGGCCGGCATCGAGCTCAACCGCAAGGTGCTGGCCGACCTGGCCCTGAACCACCCCGAAGCCTTCAAAGGCATCGTGGAAAAGGCGAAGTAA
- the rpmI gene encoding 50S ribosomal protein L35 has protein sequence MPKVKTKSGAKKRFALTGTGKVKRKHAFKSHILTKKTTKQKRGLTHTGLVSSADMGRVRQMLNF, from the coding sequence ATGCCGAAAGTAAAGACGAAATCCGGTGCTAAGAAGCGCTTTGCGCTCACCGGAACGGGCAAGGTGAAGCGGAAGCACGCCTTCAAATCGCACATTCTGACCAAAAAGACGACCAAGCAGAAGCGCGGCCTGACCCACACGGGTCTGGTAAGCAGCGCCGACATGGGCCGCGTGCGTCAGATGCTCAATTTCTAG
- a CDS encoding START-like domain-containing protein, translating into MALPDIQTKTRFVVEYPINASPKILFPYLATASGLSQWFCDDVRYVEGQRLNFIWDNDNHYAEISGQRLNKAVRFVFLDEQRQSVPDANFLEFTLDSSQVTDEVYLRVIEYSSPHDPREQHEMWEGLVGKLREQVGG; encoded by the coding sequence ATGGCTTTGCCTGATATTCAGACCAAAACGCGCTTCGTGGTGGAATACCCCATCAACGCTTCGCCCAAAATTCTTTTTCCGTATTTGGCCACCGCTTCGGGCCTTTCGCAGTGGTTTTGCGACGATGTGCGCTACGTGGAGGGACAGCGGCTCAATTTTATCTGGGATAATGACAACCACTACGCCGAGATTTCGGGCCAGCGCCTGAACAAGGCCGTGCGGTTTGTTTTTCTCGACGAGCAGCGCCAGTCGGTGCCCGACGCGAATTTTCTGGAATTTACCCTCGATTCTTCCCAGGTAACGGATGAAGTATACCTACGCGTGATTGAGTACTCGTCGCCCCACGACCCGCGTGAGCAGCACGAAATGTGGGAAGGCCTGGTGGGCAAGCTGCGCGAGCAAGTAGGCGGCTAA